In the Alkaliphilus oremlandii OhILAs genome, one interval contains:
- a CDS encoding LysR family transcriptional regulator, whose product MDISSAKVFLAVVSTKSISRAAEMLYLSQSTISFQLKSLEAEIGVKLIERRRGHRQVEITPKGSEFISIAERFVQVWNEAHELQNKNTDNLVISSVDSLNNYAFSAFYEQLLFGENPMRLKVFTHQTPEIFEQVDNRMADVGFVLSQRKYQNVIAKSIFREKLVFAQLKDKKPDENCKFHASDLDFNMEILFDWGPEFSQWHSAWCRHDIHSILQVDTIGMLMHYLRNNYWAILPSSIVKSLQKNYPIYGFEIDEGPPDRTCYKLTHRFPKPSKVSAIESFEKQLEEYLLKNKVDFN is encoded by the coding sequence GTGGATATTTCGAGTGCAAAGGTATTCTTAGCTGTAGTTTCCACTAAAAGTATTTCTCGTGCTGCTGAGATGCTATACCTATCTCAATCAACGATTAGTTTTCAATTAAAATCACTGGAAGCGGAAATCGGGGTTAAACTTATTGAAAGGAGGAGGGGGCATAGGCAAGTTGAAATAACACCAAAAGGATCGGAGTTTATATCCATTGCGGAGCGTTTTGTCCAAGTATGGAATGAGGCTCACGAATTACAAAATAAAAATACCGATAATTTAGTTATTAGCAGTGTTGATAGTTTGAACAACTATGCTTTTTCGGCTTTTTATGAACAACTGTTATTTGGAGAGAACCCCATGCGACTTAAGGTATTTACCCACCAAACACCTGAAATATTCGAACAGGTGGATAATCGAATGGCAGATGTAGGGTTTGTACTTAGTCAAAGAAAATATCAGAACGTAATTGCAAAATCTATTTTCCGAGAGAAGTTAGTATTTGCACAGTTAAAGGATAAAAAACCAGATGAGAATTGTAAATTCCATGCATCAGATTTGGATTTCAATATGGAAATTCTATTTGATTGGGGACCAGAGTTTTCACAGTGGCATAGTGCATGGTGTAGACACGATATACACTCAATTTTACAGGTAGATACGATTGGCATGCTTATGCACTATTTAAGAAATAATTATTGGGCAATCCTACCTTCTTCTATCGTTAAGTCATTGCAGAAGAACTATCCGATCTATGGATTTGAAATTGATGAAGGACCTCCAGACAGAACATGCTATAAACTTACCCATCGGTTTCCAAAGCCTTCAAAGGTATCGGCTATTGAATCCTTTGAAAAGCAACTTGAAGAATATTTACTCAAAAATAAAGTGGATTTTAATTAA
- a CDS encoding aminotransferase class V-fold PLP-dependent enzyme, with protein sequence MEITDKKIFFEPSLQSEIKNKFYYVNEDHTGRKRQFFENSGGSLRLKAAVEAKSTFEKIPDCPERIHDIAEMLKNVKEKGIQDIMEVIFGAKSGALVTELTASQVMFQITRTIMENAPGTNVVTTSIEHPSAYDSAKMYAQRTGKEFRVAMANPKTGGVDTEEILRHIDKDTCLLSVMSASNISGYIFDLEEIVLEARKINPDIYIISDAVQHVPHGVIDVEKLKLDGANFAPYKAFGIRGCGYGYISDRVAKMPHHKLLAKPENEWELGTFPHSNFASVTAVVDYVCWLGSRFSASNNRRELFVEGMNQIHLQEHSLLIHMMEGTDEVPGLRHIPGVQVFLDSADTVARDLISAIGIDGLDYTQAVKEYYKRGVTVFERVDTSLYSKRIVESLNLKGAIRVSPLHCHDTSDIDDFLRITAEIAKTFRRDQ encoded by the coding sequence ATGGAAATAACGGATAAAAAAATTTTTTTCGAACCCTCTTTACAATCTGAAATTAAGAATAAATTTTATTATGTAAATGAGGATCATACCGGAAGAAAGCGTCAATTTTTCGAAAACTCTGGAGGATCTCTCCGTTTAAAAGCAGCAGTAGAAGCTAAAAGTACATTTGAAAAAATCCCCGATTGTCCAGAACGTATTCATGATATCGCAGAAATGCTTAAAAATGTTAAGGAAAAAGGCATCCAAGATATTATGGAGGTAATTTTTGGAGCTAAATCTGGTGCTCTGGTTACAGAACTCACAGCTTCACAGGTTATGTTCCAAATTACACGTACAATTATGGAAAATGCCCCTGGAACAAATGTTGTTACGACATCAATAGAACACCCTTCGGCATATGATTCCGCAAAAATGTATGCTCAGCGTACTGGAAAGGAATTTCGTGTTGCAATGGCAAATCCTAAAACCGGCGGCGTGGATACAGAAGAAATTCTTCGGCATATTGATAAAGACACGTGTTTACTCAGTGTAATGAGTGCATCTAATATTTCTGGCTATATTTTTGATCTTGAAGAAATTGTTTTAGAAGCCCGTAAAATTAATCCAGATATTTATATTATTAGTGATGCTGTTCAGCATGTACCTCATGGTGTTATAGATGTAGAAAAATTGAAATTAGATGGGGCTAATTTTGCTCCTTATAAAGCATTTGGAATTAGAGGTTGTGGCTATGGTTATATCTCAGATAGAGTTGCAAAAATGCCACATCACAAGCTGTTAGCAAAACCCGAAAATGAATGGGAATTGGGTACATTCCCCCACTCAAACTTTGCATCTGTTACAGCAGTAGTAGATTATGTATGTTGGTTAGGGAGTCGTTTCAGCGCTAGTAACAATAGAAGAGAATTGTTTGTGGAAGGAATGAATCAAATTCACCTTCAGGAGCATTCTCTACTGATTCATATGATGGAAGGAACCGATGAAGTTCCGGGACTAAGACATATTCCTGGCGTTCAGGTATTCCTAGATTCAGCAGATACAGTTGCCCGTGATTTAATATCTGCTATTGGTATTGATGGATTAGATTATACCCAAGCAGTGAAAGAATATTACAAACGTGGTGTGACAGTCTTCGAACGAGTTGATACAAGCCTTTATTCTAAACGAATCGTAGAATCCCTGAATCTTAAGGGTGCTATTAGAGTATCCCCTCTTCATTGTCATGATACTTCTGATATTGATGATTTTCTTCGTATAACAGCAGAAATAGCAAAAACTTTTCGCCGAGATCAATAA
- a CDS encoding dicarboxylate/amino acid:cation symporter, which yields MNQLKNIPLWKKILAGIIIGLGIGFLSTDVAVFISPLGNVFLRMLKMLIVPLVFFSITSGICKMGDVKQLRTVGSRYVLWIVVSAIISAAVGVGVALIFQPGQGTTEFLTTMEAGSEVSYSFIENVIHWFPTNVVESAVNADMLQIIVFCMFLGIALLTLGEKVHGLVKLIDQGSEAMLKITEFIMEFSPIGIMSLMATMVSTVSGAMMKEIMIFLVLDILSAAIILIIIYPLIIKFIAKINPFKFMQKIAPAMLVAISTTSSAATLPVSMKTADEELGIPENVYGFALPLGNTCGMSGFALFVGMCCIFASNLYGFDITFGGVLQFIFLGMVLSIGAAGVKGAGVVMSTVLLETLGMPLTLIPILAAVWPVIDPAHTVLNNVGDLCGTTIVAKRLGLMDMKVFDK from the coding sequence ATGAATCAATTAAAAAATATCCCTCTTTGGAAAAAAATCCTTGCTGGTATTATTATAGGCTTGGGAATCGGATTTCTATCTACAGATGTAGCAGTGTTTATCTCCCCCTTAGGGAATGTATTTCTAAGAATGTTAAAAATGCTTATTGTTCCTTTAGTATTTTTTAGTATCACGAGTGGTATATGTAAAATGGGAGATGTTAAACAATTACGTACAGTAGGATCTCGTTATGTTCTATGGATTGTCGTGTCCGCTATTATTTCTGCCGCTGTCGGTGTTGGTGTTGCCCTTATTTTTCAACCGGGACAAGGTACAACAGAATTTTTAACAACGATGGAGGCTGGCAGTGAAGTATCCTATAGTTTTATTGAAAATGTAATTCATTGGTTCCCAACAAATGTTGTAGAATCCGCTGTTAATGCAGATATGCTTCAAATTATTGTTTTCTGTATGTTTCTTGGCATTGCTCTTCTTACTCTTGGGGAAAAGGTTCATGGTTTGGTAAAGCTGATTGACCAAGGCAGCGAAGCCATGCTGAAAATAACAGAGTTTATTATGGAGTTTTCTCCGATCGGTATTATGTCTCTCATGGCCACAATGGTCTCTACTGTCAGTGGCGCAATGATGAAAGAAATCATGATTTTTTTAGTGCTTGATATCCTATCTGCGGCTATAATATTGATTATTATTTATCCACTGATTATAAAGTTTATTGCTAAAATCAATCCATTTAAATTTATGCAAAAAATTGCTCCAGCTATGTTAGTTGCTATTTCTACCACCTCTTCGGCAGCAACGTTGCCTGTCTCAATGAAAACAGCGGATGAAGAACTAGGAATTCCTGAAAATGTTTATGGATTTGCCCTGCCACTTGGCAACACCTGTGGTATGAGTGGATTTGCATTATTTGTTGGAATGTGCTGTATTTTTGCTTCAAATTTATATGGCTTTGACATTACCTTTGGAGGAGTTCTACAGTTCATTTTCTTAGGTATGGTTCTTTCCATTGGAGCAGCAGGGGTAAAAGGTGCAGGGGTCGTTATGTCCACCGTTTTGCTCGAAACTTTAGGTATGCCACTTACACTAATTCCGATTCTCGCCGCTGTTTGGCCTGTAATTGATCCTGCTCACACAGTCCTCAATAATGTGGGCGACTTATGCGGAACTACTATTGTAGCAAAACGCCTAGGTCTTATGGATATGAAGGTTTTCGATAAGTAG
- a CDS encoding polysaccharide deacetylase family protein, translating to MVYLTFDDGPSINTVKVLDILKEYDIKATFFVIGKSGDYEKSLYQRIVDEGHTLGNHTYSHNYKEIYSSEENFLRDFKKLEDYIHQLTGVKMEIMRFPGGSNNTMSHKYSDDKFMRRITTKILYDGYQYFDWNVDSKDAKAVKQDRNIIINTVLEGARNNNPAIILFHDSSPKTSTVEALPFIIEELIKEGYTFKALNKDSFYVQFKK from the coding sequence ATTGTATATTTAACCTTTGATGATGGTCCCAGTATAAATACGGTGAAAGTGCTGGATATTTTAAAGGAATATGATATTAAGGCGACCTTTTTTGTCATTGGAAAGTCTGGAGATTATGAAAAAAGCCTCTATCAACGAATCGTAGATGAAGGTCACACTTTGGGAAACCATACGTATTCTCACAATTATAAAGAAATCTATTCCTCCGAAGAAAATTTTTTAAGGGATTTTAAGAAACTTGAAGACTACATTCATCAGCTGACAGGAGTCAAAATGGAGATTATGCGATTTCCAGGAGGCTCTAACAACACAATGTCTCACAAGTATTCCGATGATAAATTTATGAGACGTATTACAACGAAAATCCTTTACGATGGTTATCAATATTTCGACTGGAACGTAGATTCCAAGGATGCCAAAGCCGTCAAGCAAGATCGAAATATCATTATCAATACCGTGCTGGAAGGCGCACGTAACAACAATCCTGCCATCATTCTATTCCATGACAGTTCTCCCAAAACAAGCACTGTGGAGGCATTGCCTTTCATCATTGAAGAGCTTATTAAAGAAGGCTATACCTTCAAGGCTCTGAATAAAGATTCATTTTACGTTCAGTTTAAAAAATAA
- the def gene encoding peptide deformylase has protein sequence MALREIRLMEDPILRKKSKKVEVVDDKIRQILEDMAETMYHTENGGGLAGPQIGILKRLVVIDMGQGLMKLVNPRIVKEEGTQTVIEGCLSIPNQFGKLARPAKVIVEALNEYGEEITITATGNLAKCFCHEIDHLNGILFTDLVTEYVK, from the coding sequence ATGGCATTGAGAGAAATCAGATTGATGGAAGATCCTATATTAAGAAAAAAAAGTAAAAAAGTTGAAGTGGTAGATGATAAAATCAGACAGATACTAGAGGATATGGCTGAAACCATGTATCATACAGAAAATGGTGGTGGATTAGCAGGCCCTCAGATTGGTATATTAAAGCGATTGGTTGTAATCGATATGGGGCAGGGTCTTATGAAATTAGTGAATCCAAGGATTGTTAAGGAAGAAGGAACGCAAACGGTGATCGAAGGATGTTTAAGTATCCCGAATCAATTTGGCAAGCTGGCAAGACCTGCAAAAGTCATCGTAGAAGCATTGAATGAATATGGAGAAGAGATTACAATAACAGCTACGGGAAATCTAGCGAAGTGTTTTTGTCATGAAATTGACCATTTAAATGGGATACTCTTTACGGATCTAGTGACGGAGTATGTAAAATAA
- a CDS encoding helix-turn-helix transcriptional regulator — protein MKNRLKALRESFELTQEQLGALVGVSRQAINSIETEKFEPSIWLAYDISKVFECSIEDIFLFEESERKSRAQQSRGVV, from the coding sequence ATGAAGAATCGATTGAAAGCATTGAGAGAATCCTTCGAATTAACTCAAGAACAGCTAGGAGCATTGGTTGGCGTATCGAGGCAGGCAATTAATTCTATTGAAACAGAGAAGTTTGAGCCCTCCATATGGCTGGCTTATGATATTTCAAAAGTATTTGAATGCTCTATTGAGGATATTTTTCTATTTGAGGAAAGTGAACGAAAATCAAGAGCTCAACAAAGTAGAGGTGTAGTTTAG
- a CDS encoding VanZ family protein, translating into MESIIRYVLNMVPYMIAMLPILIAVRISIKLPIIKEGKKLNIVHEIGVIIFILYLVGLASQTIIPKFELGRNSIEIVGRIGFDYNRINTIPFNKIKEVLSLVRLGNFNYLWIEVLGNIGVFSVIGFMLPLLWTKLENIKTVLLCFSISVCIETVQLILPRATDVDDLIMNTLGGLIGYIGYMIFKRLFPKSTSKFKGESEL; encoded by the coding sequence ATGGAGTCGATCATTAGATATGTGTTGAACATGGTGCCCTATATGATTGCAATGTTACCTATTTTAATAGCAGTAAGAATATCTATAAAGTTGCCTATAATAAAAGAGGGGAAGAAGCTCAACATTGTACATGAAATCGGTGTGATTATTTTTATTCTGTATCTTGTAGGGCTGGCATCTCAAACGATTATTCCAAAGTTTGAATTGGGTAGAAATAGCATTGAGATCGTTGGGCGGATCGGCTTTGATTATAATCGGATCAATACAATACCATTCAATAAAATAAAAGAAGTCCTATCTCTTGTTCGATTGGGAAATTTTAATTATTTATGGATAGAGGTTTTAGGTAATATTGGTGTATTTTCAGTGATTGGTTTTATGCTACCTCTGCTATGGACGAAGCTTGAAAATATAAAAACTGTACTTCTTTGTTTTTCAATTTCAGTTTGTATAGAGACAGTACAGCTCATATTACCGAGAGCGACGGATGTGGACGATTTGATAATGAATACCTTAGGAGGACTCATCGGATATATAGGATATATGATTTTTAAAAGGCTATTTCCTAAGTCTACATCCAAATTTAAAGGGGAAAGCGAACTTTAA
- a CDS encoding FtsW/RodA/SpoVE family cell cycle protein — translation MLVLNKYIVSFLNEVCKEIKYHGVHKNISEEIQGHIDEIADQYIENGMEEEQAIQRAIVQMGDPAEIGKELNKTHRPKTEWSILVLIGAMVSIGGITLFALANDAAFSSFEGFLVNYLIYTVMGFVALIGCFFFDYTKLEKYSMYIFIGTIVCLGIYEGFVLGVFTGTFWGTSVYGPYIRLGRFAFSTIDMIVLIFIVSFSGIVNKWATGDIKNMIKLLALAAMACILMVYLSLARAMLLSAGFLVMITKAILDKEFNGSKKGYLLSIYGGGITIVCAVLIWVYRNIGIHYRADRVAVFLNPQLDPLGAGYVDALLKKLLSNAKLFGANDQLYLMQGNTPRIALPEANTDFIFTYIVSAFGWIAGIITIMVIVLAIVRMFLATRKINHPYGRYLASAIVTIFSLQAVANILMNMGMFPITSFSLPFISYGGSNFVVNMALVGLLLSVYRRKDLLIRKEGYQYGVDH, via the coding sequence GTGCTTGTTTTGAATAAATATATTGTAAGTTTCTTAAATGAAGTATGCAAAGAAATAAAATATCACGGTGTTCATAAAAATATTTCTGAAGAAATCCAAGGACATATTGATGAGATAGCGGATCAGTATATTGAAAATGGAATGGAAGAAGAGCAAGCAATACAAAGAGCCATTGTGCAAATGGGGGACCCTGCTGAAATAGGGAAGGAACTCAATAAAACCCATCGACCTAAGACGGAATGGTCCATCTTAGTACTGATTGGCGCTATGGTTTCAATCGGGGGAATTACTTTATTTGCCCTTGCAAATGACGCAGCATTCTCTAGCTTTGAAGGATTCCTTGTAAATTATTTAATTTATACAGTGATGGGCTTCGTTGCCTTGATCGGCTGTTTCTTTTTCGACTATACGAAGCTAGAAAAGTATTCTATGTACATTTTTATAGGGACTATTGTTTGTTTAGGGATCTATGAAGGTTTTGTACTTGGTGTATTCACAGGGACATTTTGGGGAACTTCGGTATATGGACCTTATATTCGATTGGGCAGATTTGCTTTCTCCACAATCGATATGATCGTGTTGATTTTCATCGTATCTTTTTCAGGTATTGTAAATAAGTGGGCCACTGGAGATATAAAGAATATGATAAAACTATTGGCATTGGCAGCTATGGCTTGTATTCTTATGGTGTATCTATCTCTTGCAAGAGCTATGCTACTGAGTGCAGGATTTTTAGTGATGATTACAAAGGCTATTTTAGATAAAGAATTTAATGGCAGTAAAAAAGGATATTTGCTTTCAATATACGGCGGTGGAATAACCATTGTATGTGCAGTGCTGATCTGGGTTTATCGGAATATAGGAATTCATTACAGAGCCGATCGAGTGGCTGTATTTTTAAATCCTCAATTAGATCCATTAGGAGCAGGATATGTAGATGCACTTTTAAAAAAGCTTCTTTCAAATGCTAAGTTATTTGGTGCAAACGATCAACTGTATTTAATGCAAGGAAACACTCCTAGAATCGCATTACCAGAAGCAAATACAGATTTCATCTTTACCTACATTGTTTCTGCCTTTGGTTGGATTGCAGGTATCATAACCATCATGGTAATCGTACTGGCTATTGTTCGCATGTTTCTAGCAACTCGGAAGATCAATCATCCATATGGTCGGTATCTAGCGAGTGCGATCGTAACCATATTTTCTTTACAAGCAGTAGCAAATATTTTAATGAACATGGGGATGTTTCCGATCACAAGTTTTTCGCTACCGTTCATTTCCTACGGTGGCAGTAACTTTGTTGTAAACATGGCTTTAGTAGGGCTGCTGCTCAGCGTGTACCGCAGAAAAGATTTGCTCATAAGGAAGGAAGGCTATCAATATGGAGTCGATCATTAG
- a CDS encoding PadR family transcriptional regulator, producing MKIDKDLMKGSTTLLILNLLSIEDMYGYQMVKELEMRSDDTFTLKEGTMYPILHTLESEGMVESYWDESGTARKRKYYHITDKGQKMLAHKKKEWQIYSNTVNKVIGGACFE from the coding sequence ATGAAAATTGACAAGGATTTGATGAAAGGGAGTACGACGCTACTTATATTGAATTTACTCAGTATCGAAGACATGTATGGATATCAAATGGTAAAAGAATTGGAAATGCGTTCGGACGACACCTTTACTTTAAAAGAGGGAACCATGTATCCCATTTTACATACCTTAGAGAGTGAAGGAATGGTAGAGTCTTATTGGGATGAAAGCGGCACTGCTCGAAAACGAAAATATTACCATATTACAGATAAAGGTCAAAAAATGTTGGCCCATAAGAAAAAGGAATGGCAGATTTATAGCAATACTGTAAACAAAGTGATTGGCGGTGCTTGTTTTGAATAA
- a CDS encoding MFS transporter encodes MEVRQNTVAEKSATSDRMNLILFVAGKFVSLFGTQIYSFAIGLYVLEKTNSGLSFASSIIFSMLPRVIIGPVAGVVADRFDRKKIAVGMDFLCGVLMVLFFMISKLNGIKLHYIYIFSFLLSTANVFFDVAMEASKPNLVHSKNLTRINSLSQSINSIAAISGPSLGGLVYGILNIQWFLLLNGICFILSGISEIFINFEYNKIVDESKEKENLTVIQELKEGIEFFRSNKVLFSIMSFSLIINFAMQLSITVPLPYILTNTLQLTSIQYGTVKGAWPVGILLGSILLSFLPQRDKIFKQTAIFLGIFIGILMAIALPVMPMLNQYSANQYFIYYMLIMGVGGLLVAFIDIPIMVVFQKLVPDEVRGRVFSLIGTMAIGIAPLGLLIAGAFIDYIPTWILPISAGGILIIRLILFVRDEELKKLL; translated from the coding sequence ATGGAGGTTCGGCAGAATACAGTTGCAGAAAAATCAGCAACTTCAGACAGGATGAATTTGATTTTGTTTGTTGCAGGGAAATTTGTTTCACTTTTTGGAACGCAAATTTATAGCTTTGCCATAGGTCTATATGTATTAGAAAAAACAAATTCAGGGCTTTCCTTTGCCAGCAGTATTATTTTTAGTATGTTGCCTAGAGTAATCATCGGTCCAGTTGCAGGGGTAGTAGCCGACCGATTTGATCGTAAAAAAATTGCTGTGGGCATGGATTTTTTATGTGGTGTACTGATGGTGCTATTTTTTATGATAAGTAAATTGAATGGAATCAAGCTTCACTATATTTATATTTTTTCTTTTTTACTATCGACGGCCAATGTGTTCTTTGATGTAGCTATGGAAGCCAGCAAACCAAACTTGGTCCATAGTAAGAATTTAACCAGAATTAATTCATTATCTCAAAGTATCAACTCCATAGCGGCGATTAGTGGCCCCTCCCTAGGAGGATTGGTCTATGGAATTTTGAATATACAATGGTTCCTATTGCTCAACGGGATTTGCTTTATCTTATCTGGCATATCAGAAATTTTTATTAATTTTGAGTATAACAAGATCGTCGATGAAAGCAAAGAAAAGGAAAACCTTACTGTAATACAGGAATTAAAAGAAGGGATAGAATTTTTTAGAAGCAATAAGGTCTTATTCAGTATCATGTCTTTTTCTTTAATCATTAATTTTGCAATGCAGCTTTCAATTACAGTGCCATTGCCCTATATTTTAACGAATACATTACAGTTGACATCGATACAATACGGGACGGTAAAGGGTGCTTGGCCTGTAGGAATCTTACTAGGCTCCATCCTATTATCATTTTTACCCCAACGGGATAAGATATTTAAACAAACAGCCATATTTTTAGGAATATTTATCGGAATATTGATGGCAATAGCACTTCCTGTAATGCCCATGTTGAATCAATATTCAGCCAATCAATACTTTATATATTACATGTTGATTATGGGAGTAGGCGGCTTGCTTGTAGCTTTTATAGATATCCCGATCATGGTTGTTTTTCAAAAGCTTGTGCCAGATGAGGTGCGAGGGAGAGTATTTAGTCTAATTGGAACCATGGCAATTGGTATCGCACCATTGGGGCTACTGATAGCAGGTGCTTTCATCGATTATATTCCCACATGGATCCTTCCTATAAGTGCAGGGGGAATCTTAATCATCAGATTAATTTTATTTGTTAGGGATGAAGAATTGAAAAAGCTGTTATAA